One region of Macadamia integrifolia cultivar HAES 741 chromosome 11, SCU_Mint_v3, whole genome shotgun sequence genomic DNA includes:
- the LOC122093191 gene encoding protein CHUP1, chloroplastic-like yields MREENPSESRPKLCKFADQNRVVRANVKVVNNPSKLKSASAWGSHIVKGLSGEKKSRMQGVVPSKKPPLTSSEISNQRNPFGPNQSRVKRSLIGDFPCTANTAQVHPHAYNSHRMKSSSDLFLELDHLRSLLRESKERESKLQAELFEYKKNPKVCDLERELESKRNEAENLVQRVRLLEAEKSSLSEQVAFLSSILERQEEASKREELGNSTASQSSLEMEVVELRRLNKEFQLQKRNLACQLSSAESQLAALANVSESEIVAKVEAEASLLRHTNENLSKQVEGLQMSRLTEVEELVYLRWVNSCLRNELRNAGSTMDSDKVWTPNSMENNSESVSTLSPSSKGTFEFSSAKKPSIMSKFKGWPRVGEDLSDLECPHHLLNKDWIDRRDSVSPQRRHSISGSKFYTEDLLLSQRRQSDGFICAKEIEKDGIPLDVHKYDVDVVESPQFYVNKQETNKIRASVDVEKRALRIPNPPPRPSGSLPSLAKENGIASIPAPPPPPPPPPPPPPPKFSVRSNTSVVQRAPEVVEFYHSLMKRDSRKESSSGGICDAPDVANARSSMIDEIENRSSHLLAIKADVETQGAFVNSLIREVNDAVYPDIEDVVAFVKWLDDELCFLVDERAVLKHFDWPEKKADTLREAAFGYSDLKKLEAEVSSYEDDPRLPCDIALKKMVTMSEKMEHRVYNLLRTRDMLIHSCKEFQIPMNWMLDTGIISKIKFGSVKLAKKYMRRVAVELQSKGASDKDPALDYMLLQGVRFAFRIHQFAGGFDADTMHAFEKLRNLACPK; encoded by the exons ATGAGAGAAGAGAACCCATCAGAGAGCCGACCAAAACTATGCAAGTTTGCTGATCAAAACCGGGTGGTGAGGGCTAACGTTAAAGTCGTTAACAACCCATCGAAACTCAAATCTGCTTCAGCTTGGGGTTCACACATTGTAAAAGGGCTCtcaggggaaaagaaaagcagGATGCAGGGCGTGGTCCCAAGCAAGAAGCCACCACTCACCAGTTCAGAAATCTCTAATCAGAGGAATCCTTTTGGGCCGAACCAGTCTCGTGTTAAGCGATCTCTTATTGGAGATTTTCCATGTACAGCCAATACTGCCCAAGTTCATCCACATGCTTATAATTCCCATCGCATGAAGTCCTCGTCTGATTTATTCCTGGAATTAGACCATTTGAGAAGCCTACTCCGGGAATCAAAGGAAAGGGAATCGAAGCTGCAGGCTGAGCTGTTTGAATATAAGAAGAATCCAAAAGTCTGTGATCTGGAAAGGGAGCTTGAATCAAAGAGGAATGAAGCTGAGAATCTTGTTCAGCGTGTTCGTTTGCTAGAAGCTGAAAAATCAAGTCTTTCTGAGCAAGTGGCATTTCTATCCTCTATTTTAGAAAGGCAAGAAGAAGCATCAAAAAGAGAGGAGCTTGGAAATTCAACAGCTTCACAGAGTAGTCTTGAGATGGAAGTTGTTGAGTTGCGGCGCCTGAACAAGGAATTCCAGCTTCAGAAGAGAAATCTCGCATGCCAACTTTCTTCTGCCGAATCCCAATTGGCTGCTCTTGCAAATGTTTCTGAG AGTGAAATTGTAGCGAAGGTCGAAGCTGAGGCATCTCTGTTGAGGCACACAAATGAAAATCTTAGCAAGCAAGTTGAGGGTCTACAGATGAGTCGGTTAACTGAGGTTGAAGAACTTGTATACCTTAGGTGGGTCAATTCATGTTTACGTAACGAATTGCGCAATGCAGGTTCCACAATGGATTCAGATAAAGTATGGACTCCGAATTCAATGGAAAACAATAGTGAATCTGTTAGTACTTTGTCTCCTTCCAGTAAGGGGACCTTTGAATTTAGCAGTGCAAAGAAACCAAGCATAATGAGCAAGTTCAAAGGGTGGCCCAGAGTTGGTGAGGACTTGTCAGATTTAGAATGTCCACATCATCTGCTCAATAAAGATTGGATTGACAGACGAGATAGTGTGAGCCCCCAAAGAAGACATTCTATTAGTGGATCAAAATTCTATACAGAAGACTTACTACTGAGCCAGAGAAGGCAGTCTGATGGCTTTATTTGTGCAAAAGAAATAGAGAAGGATGGTATACCACTGGACGTTCATAAATATGATGTGGATGTTGTTGAAAGTCCTCAATTCTATGTGAACAAACAGGAAACCAATAAGATTAGAGCTTCTGTGGATGTTGAGAAGCGAGCATTGCGCATTCCTAATCCTCCTCCAAGGCCTTCAGGTTCCCTTCCTAGTTTAGCTAAGGAAAATGGCATTGCCTCCAttccagcaccaccaccacctccacctccccctccccctccccctccgcCAAAGTTCTCAGTAAGAAGTAACACAAGTGTGGTACAGAGGGCCCCGGAGGTTGTTGAGTTTTACCATTCACTGATGAAGAGGGACTCAAGAAAGGAATCTTCAAGTGGAGGAATATGTGATGCACCAGATGTTGCGAATGCCCGCAGCAGCATGATCGATGAGATTGAGAATAGATCATCCCATTTGCTTGCT ATAAAGGCAGATGTTGAGACTCAAGGTGCGTTTGTGAATTCATTGATAAGAGAGGTGAATGATGCAGTTTATCCGGACATTGAAGATGTTGTGGCATTTGTGAAGTGGCTTGATGATGAACTTTGCTTTCTT GTGGATGAGAGGGCAGTTCTAAAGCATTTTGATTGGCCGGAGAAGAAAGCTGACACTTTACGAGAAGCTGCATTTGGGTATAGTGATCTAAAGAAATTGGAGGCTGAAGTCTCTTCTTATGAGGATGACCCTCGACTTCCTTGCGACATTGCACTGAAGAAGATGGTCACCATGTCAGAAAA GATGGAGCATAGAGTTTATAACCTTCTCAGAACGAGAGACATGTTGATTCATAGCTGCAAAGAGTTTCAGATCCCTATGAACTGGATGCTGGACACTGGGATTATTAGCAAG ATAAAGTTTGGTTCAGTCAAGTTAGCAAAGAAATACATGAGACGGGTAGCAGTGGAACTTCAATCCAAGGGAGCATCAGATAAGGATCCTGCATTGGACTATATGCTACTTCAAGGAGTGAGATTCGCTTTCAGAATACATCAG
- the LOC122093679 gene encoding U-box domain-containing protein 4-like: protein MEISLIKALLSTISRFSQLSSCDNIKTELVQKYYQKLDEILKLLRLLLDAIIDSEVASNEQLKNEFEELDGFVDEARELVEGWHSMTSKVYFVLQIELLITKIEDSAQELLRVLNSLCEYLPGGLSSASLEHCVQKLQSIGCEQTSTIIKQAIRDQVDKAVPISEILVQIADSLSLTSNQELLMEAVALEKVKAKAEQVEKDGEVEDIDHMIALVTHMHERLVKIKQSQSTNPVPIPADFCCPLSLELMTDPVIVASGQTYERAFIRKWLDLGLTICPKTRQTLAHTNLIPNYTVKALIANWCESNNVKLPDPVKSMSLNQPSTLLAHADSVARDSHIPPQSVHSPTRSNHVRSQESTRSMGSPNRGFLSSNGPNLDGTSPSHPRSSSDGGIGNGLALDVGRISLMSSDDRGANVGERNHALGAQPLVASRKEFPEASGTGEQLQGHNRSASVSSTVSSVDYPQGTPKDTNEVSRLSSDMAHYSSDNSGELTSDPPGPATSAPHREPEFPPRLETRSRSQTIWRRPSERFVPRMVSSPVIDTRSDLSGIETQVRNLVEDLGSPSVDVQRAATAELRLLAKHNMDNRIIIANCGAISLLVGLLHSTDTKTQENAVTALLNLSINDNNKTLIANAEAINPLIHVLQTGSPEAKENSAATLFSLSVIEENKVRIGRSGAIRPLVELLGNGTPRGKKDAATALFNLSIFHENKARIVQAGAVRYLVELMDPAAGMVDKAVAVLANLATIQEGRTAIGQEGGIPVLVEVVELGSARGKENAAAALLQLCTTSNRFCNMVLQEGAVPPLVALSQSGTPRAKEKAQALLSHFRNQRHGNAGRS from the exons ATGGAGATATCATTGATAAAAGCCCTCCTCAGCACTATCTCTCGGTTCAGTCAGTTATCTTCTTGTGACAACATAAAAACTGAACTGGTTCAGAAGTATTACCAAAAGTTAGATGAGATATTGAAGCTGTTGAGGCTATTACTTGATGCAATAATTGATTCTGAAGTAGCTTCAAACGAACAACTGAAAAATGAATTTGAAGAGTTGGATGGGTTTGTTGATGAAGCTAGGGAGCTTGTTGAAGGCTGGCATTCAATGACGAGTAAAGTTTATTTT GTGTTGCAAATTGAATTATTGATAACAAAGATTGAGGATTCAGCTCAGGAGCTTCTCCGGGTTCTGAACTCTTTGTGTGAATACCTCCCTGGTGGTTTGAGTTCAGCTTCTCTTGAG CACTGTGTTCAGAAACTTCAGAGTATTGGATGTGAGCAGACATCAACTATCATAAAACAAGCTATTAGAGATCAAGTGGACAAAGCTGTACCAATCTCAGAGATCCTGGTTCAGATTGCTGACTCCCTAAGCTTGACGTCAAATCAAGAACTTTTAATGGAGGCTGTGGCTCTCGAAAAGGTTAAGGCAAAGGCTGAACAAGTTGAAAAGGATGGAGAGGTTGAGGACATAGATCACATGATTGCTCTTGTCACCCACATGCATGAACGTCTTGTAAAAATAAAGCAGTCGCAGAGCACTAACCCTGTCCCCATCCCAGCTGATTTCTGCTGTCCTCTTTCCCTTGAGCTGATGACAGATCCAGTGATTGTGGCCTCAGGACAAACCTATGAGCGGGCTTTCATCAGGAAGTGGCTTGATCTTGGTCTTACTATTTGTCCCAAAACCCGCCAGACTTTGGCCCACACTAACCTAATCCCCAATTATACTGTCAAAGCTCTAATTGCAAATTGGTGCGAATCAAACAATGTGAAGCTGCCTGATCCTGTGAAGTCAATGAGCTTGAATCAACCCTCAACTCTTCTTGCCCATGCTGATTCAGTTGCCAGGGACTCGCACATCCCACCACAGTCAGTTCATTCGCCCACCAGGAGCAACCATGTGAGGTCCCAAGAGTCAACAAGGTCCATGGGTTCACCAAATAGGGGCTTTTTATCATCTAATGGACCAAATCTAGACGGAACCTCTCCTTCACATCCTCGTTCATCATCTGACGGTGGAATTGGAAATGGACTTGCACTGGATGTTGGCAGAATATCATTAATGAGCTCCGATGATAGGGGGGCCAATGTGGGAGAGAGAAATCATGCTTTAGGTGCTCAACCTTTGGTAGCATCAAGAAAAGAATTTCCTGAAGCAAGTGGTACTGGCGAACAGCTTCAGGGTCATAATCGTAGTGCTTCTGTATCAAGCACAGTTTCTAGTGTAGATTATCCCCAAGGAACACCAAAGGATACAAATGAGGTATCACGGTTATCCAGTGATATGGCTCATTACAGTAGTGATAATTCTGGGGAGTTGACATCTGATCCCCCAGGTCCAGCTACGTCAGCACCGCATAGAGAACCTGAATTTCCACCACGGTTAGAGACACGATCTAGAAGCCAAACTATCTGGCGTCGACCATCTGAGAGATTTGTTCCGAGAATGGTCTCTTCACCGGTTATTGACACGAGGTCTGATCTTTCAGGTATTGAAACCCAAGTTCGGAACTTGGTCGAGGACTTGGGAAGTCCTTCTGTTGATGTGCAAAGAGCTGCCACAGCTGAACTACGCCTTCTTGCTAAGCACAATATGGATAATCGGATCATAATCGCAAACTGTGGGGCCATAAGCTTGTTGGTTGGTTTGCTTCACTCAACAGACACAAAGACCCAAGAAAATGCTGTTACAGCACTTCTCAACTTGTCAATCAATGATAATAACAAAACTTTAATTGCAAATGCTGAAGCAATTAATCCCCTCATTCATGTGCTTCAGACAGGAAGCCCCGAGGCAAAGGAGAACTCAGCTGCCACCCTTTTTAGCCTTTCAGTCATTGAGGAGAACAAGGTCAGGATTGGTCGATCTGGGGCAATTAGACCTCTAGTGGAGCTACTGGGCAATGGAACACCTCGGGGGAAGAAAGATGCTGCAACTGCTTTGTTTAATTTGTCTATATTTCATGAGAACAAGGCCCGGATTGTGCAGGCTGGTGCAGTGAGGTACCTTGTTGAGTTGATGGATCCAGCGGCTGGGATGGTTGATAAGGCAGTTGCTGTCTTGGCAAACCTTGCAACAATTCAAGAGGGGCGGACTGCAATTGGTCAGGAGGGAGGGATCCCTGTCCTTGTTGAAGTGGTTGAACTGGGGTCAGCAAGGGGGAAGGAAAATGCTGCTGCGGCACTGCTACAGCTCTGCACCACCAGCAATAGATTTTGTAATATGGTGCTTCAAGAAGGAGCCGTTCCACCATTGGTGGCACTGTCACAGTCGGGCACACCACGTGCCAAAGAAAAG GCGCAAGCGCTTCTTAGTCATTTCAGAAATCAGAGACATGGTAATGCGGGAAGGTCCTGA